DNA sequence from the Sulfurimonas sp. HSL3-7 genome:
CTACTGCAAAATTTAGTTACACTTTCAAATACACTTTTATGGATTTTTGATGAACGATACTATTACAGCTATTGCTACGGCGTACGGGGTCGGCTCTATTGCCATTATCCGTCTGAGCGGAGAGAATGCTCTTCACATTGCCAAGACCTTGACGAAGAGAGAGACTTTAGTGCCGAGACATGCACACTTGACCTCCCTGTATGATGCCGATAACGAACTGATAGACGAGAGTATCACGATCTACTTCCAGGGTCCTAACAGTTTCAGCGGTGAAGACGTTGTCGAATTTCAGTGCCACGGTGGTGCCGTTGTTGCGCAGGAGATCCTTCAGGCAACACTCGATGCGGGTGCCCGACTGGCTGAACCGGGTGAGTTCTCAAAACGCGCATTCATGAACGGACGCATTGATCTTACGGAAGCCGAAGCGATCGCCCAGCTCATCGAAGCGAAAAGTGCCGATGCGGCGAAGATCCTGGCCAAACAGATGAAGGGGTCATTGCGTCACTATGTCGAAGAGGTGCGCGATCAGCTTTTACATGCTTTGGCCTATTCCGAAGTGACCATTGATTATGCCGAAGAGGATCTGCCGCTTGATCTTATAGAACAGATACAGGCACGCCTGAGTACAATCTCTAAAAATTTGCAGAGAACACTGCAGGCAAGCGAGAGTCGCCAGGGACTGATGCAGGGTTTTAAAGTCTCTTTGATCGGCAAACCGAACGTCGGCAAAAGCTCGCTGCTGAACTCACTGCTTAATTACAACCGTGCGATTGTCAGTGACATTGCCGGTACGACACGCGACACTATCGAAGAACAGGTTAAAATAGGTTCGCATCTGATCCGCATCGTCGATACGGCTGGTATCCGTGAAGCGGGTGACGAGATCGAACGAATCGGGATCGAACGCAGTATTGAAGCAGTCGAAGAGAGCGATATCGTTATTGCTATTTTTGACGGCAGCCGTGTTCTAGACGAAGAGGACCGAAAGATCATCGATCTGATGAAAGAGCATAAGGATGAGAAGGCCTTTGTCTGTGCGGTCAACAAACAGGACCTCGGACAGCAGTTTGATCGAACGGCTATTGCGTCTTTTTCGCCTATGGGCATCAGTGCCAAAGAAGATGCGGCAACACTTATAGAGACTTTGAAAGCGATCATGGATAGACAAAATGTCTCGGACGAGATCATGCTTATCTCCTCACGCCAGATCGACGCGGTAAAAAATACGCTCACAGAGATCAATGAGGCGATCGGTCCGCTCGGTGATCAGGACCTTGAGATCTTCTCTTTCCACATGAACCGTGCTATCCGTGCTATGGCTTCGATTACACGACCTTTTGATAACGAAGAGATGCTTGACAAGATGTTCGGCTCATTCTGTCTGGGAAAATGATCTTGCCCAGCAGGTCAAAAACGTGATAGAGCAAGGATGAAGAGAAAATGAAAATAGTTGCAATTGATCTGGGACTGAAACGGATCGGTCTGGCCTACAGCGGCGGGCAGGACATCGTTACACCATTGGAAGCGGTTGAGCGTAAAAATCGCAACCAGGCCGCTGCCGCCGTGAAAAAGATCATTGACGAATGGGAAGCCGATGCCGTTGTCGTCGGCATCCCGATGGGTGGTAGCGCGGAAGACGAGATGCGACGCAGAGTGGCGCATTTTATGAACCTGGTGAATTTTAATGGGCCGGTGTATTACCAGGACGAAGCGGACAGTTCACTTGAAGCCGAAGCAATGATGAAGGGCGGGATGAAGTACAAGCGCGACGGACGGGTCGATTCGATCGCGGCAAAGATTATTTTGGAGCGGTGGCTTCGTCATAACACGTGACGAATGGTCGATATCGGGTGTCAGCCTGTTATAGACACTCGAAAAAACGAGCTACCTGCTCTTCGTCATCGGTGAGATTGTCCGGTGCAAAATCAGGGTCATTGGCCAGTTTCTCTTTAATGATGTTTTGACAATATGCAAAGGTCAGACGGCGTGCATTTTCGATGTCAAAGATATATCCGAGGCCGCTGAATTGGTAGGGTTCATCTCTCTCAATACAGAACAAGACGCCATCGACGTTCTCTTCGAGATGCGAAACGATGGCACGATAGTCGATATTGAAATCCGTTGCATGCCAACCCATCTCTTCTAGCTGCTCATCAGCAAATTCAGAGATACCGTCACCGGTCGTGTCGTCATAATCGGAGTTTGGCGTATTGATGCCGATCAGTGCCTGCCAATTGCCGGCTGCTTTGATAAGGACACGATCTTCATCTTCAACGACCTTGTACTCCTTCCCCAAAATATCTGAAATAGTTTGCGCTCTAGGCAGCGTCAAAGCGGAGGCCTTTGGTGCTGAAGCCGTCCCTCTGAAAACAAAGATCTCTTTCTCACCGTAGGGTGGGTAGACGACATCGCCCCTGTAACTTAC
Encoded proteins:
- the ruvX gene encoding Holliday junction resolvase RuvX yields the protein MKIVAIDLGLKRIGLAYSGGQDIVTPLEAVERKNRNQAAAAVKKIIDEWEADAVVVGIPMGGSAEDEMRRRVAHFMNLVNFNGPVYYQDEADSSLEAEAMMKGGMKYKRDGRVDSIAAKIILERWLRHNT
- the mnmE gene encoding tRNA uridine-5-carboxymethylaminomethyl(34) synthesis GTPase MnmE, whose translation is MNDTITAIATAYGVGSIAIIRLSGENALHIAKTLTKRETLVPRHAHLTSLYDADNELIDESITIYFQGPNSFSGEDVVEFQCHGGAVVAQEILQATLDAGARLAEPGEFSKRAFMNGRIDLTEAEAIAQLIEAKSADAAKILAKQMKGSLRHYVEEVRDQLLHALAYSEVTIDYAEEDLPLDLIEQIQARLSTISKNLQRTLQASESRQGLMQGFKVSLIGKPNVGKSSLLNSLLNYNRAIVSDIAGTTRDTIEEQVKIGSHLIRIVDTAGIREAGDEIERIGIERSIEAVEESDIVIAIFDGSRVLDEEDRKIIDLMKEHKDEKAFVCAVNKQDLGQQFDRTAIASFSPMGISAKEDAATLIETLKAIMDRQNVSDEIMLISSRQIDAVKNTLTEINEAIGPLGDQDLEIFSFHMNRAIRAMASITRPFDNEEMLDKMFGSFCLGK